From a region of the Daphnia magna isolate NIES linkage group LG1, ASM2063170v1.1, whole genome shotgun sequence genome:
- the LOC123474213 gene encoding DNA replication complex GINS protein PSF1-like, protein MFAQKGVELIQELERAKDFLPPFNEDGVRQVLEEMRALFEENQRDASSAVAGESEYITSVHIRHCALERNKRCLMAYLYNRLERIKEHRWHFGSVLPADIKANICEPEAQFFMKYNKSLAAYMKSIGEGSYSLDLTQNLKPPKNLYVQVKCITEFGEFETEDGDIVVLKKNSLHLLPRVQCELLIAQGILEHVS, encoded by the exons ATGTTCGCTCAAAAAGGAGTTGAGCTCATACAGGAACTCGAAAGAGCAAAAGACTTTCTTCCACCCTTCAAC GAAGATGGAGTTCGCCAGGTACTGGAGGAGATGAGAGctttgtttgaagaaaatcaaagagaTGC GAGCTCTGCTGTAGCAGGGGAGTCAGAATACATTACTTCAGTGCATATTCGGCACTGTGCTCTAGAAAGAAATAAGAG GTGTTTGATGGCCTACCTTTATAACAGACttgaaagaataaaagaacaTCGCTGGCATTTTGGTTCAGTTCTTCCTGCAGATATAAAGGCAAACATCTGTGAGCCTGAAGCTCAGTTCTTCATGAAATACAACAAATCCCTTGCAGCATATATGAAATCTATAGGTGAAGGTAGTTATTCACTTGATCTCACTCAGAACCTGAAACCACCAAAGAACTTGTATGTACAGGTTAAATGCATCACTGAATTTGGGGAGTTTGAAACTGAGGATGGGGATATTGTTGTATTGAAGAAAAATAGCTTACACTTATTGCCTCGTGTCCAGTGTGAGTTGCTTATCGCACAAGGAATACTTGAGCATGTTTCGTGA
- the LOC116923464 gene encoding LOW QUALITY PROTEIN: ubiA prenyltransferase domain-containing protein 1 homolog (The sequence of the model RefSeq protein was modified relative to this genomic sequence to represent the inferred CDS: deleted 1 base in 1 codon) translates to MHCKKEESPSSRSTSSLQQDISDYFPTSIKLSSYVEALRPWSFSASLMPVLLGCAIAHKATGEFSPIVLILTALCALSVHAAGNLVNTYFDFIKGIDNKQKSDDRTLVDQLLSKDEVATLGAVLYGLGCVGFIALVFLSPARMEHLALVYFGGLSSSFLYTGGIGFKYIALGDVMILIIFGPITLLFSYLAQSGQTEWATIWYAIPLALNTEAILHSNNTRDMNTDRRAGIVTLAILIGTPASIVLFACLLFLPYMVFVVLALHYSKWLLLPLITLPSAFRLEKEFRSEDMRHIPKKTAKLNFFFALLYVLAIGLCPSSELPLFSH, encoded by the exons ATGCATTGCAAAAAAGAGGAAAGTCCTTCCTCTAGGTCAACTAGTTCTTTGCAGCAGGATATCAGCGAC TACTTCCCTACTTCCATCAAACTGTCTTCTTATGTTGAGGCATTGCGACCATGGTCTTTCAGTGCTTCTTTAATGCCTGTGCTTTTGGGCTGTGCTATAGCTCATAAAGCTACCGGTGAATTCAGTCCTATTGTGCTTATCCTTACTGCTCTGTGTGCACTTTCAGTTCATGCAGCTGGTAACCTTGTCAACACATATTTTGACTTCATAAAAGGCATTGATAACAAACAGAAAAGTGATGATCGTACACTAGTTGATCAGCTCTTGTCAAAAGATGAAGTGGCCACCCTGGGGGCTGTTTTGTATGGGTTAGGCTGTGTGGGATTCATTGCGCTCGTTTTCCTTTCTCCTGCTCGGATGGAACATTTGGCGTTGGTTTACTTTGGAGGACTTTCCAGCTCTTTCCTCTATACGGGTGGAATTGGATTCAAGTATATTGCACTCGGAGACGTCATGATACTCATCATTTTTGGGCCTATCACATTACTATTCTCTTATTTGGCCCAGTCGGGTCAAACGGAATGGGCCACTATTTGGTATGCCATACCACTGGCACTCAACACGGAGGCAATCCTCCATAGCAATAACACAAGAGACATGAATACAGATCGACGAGCCGGCATCGTGACCCTAGCCATTCTGATTGGCACTCCTGCGTCCATCGTTCTGTTTGCCTGTCTTCTGTTTTTGCCTTACATGGTCTTCGTGGTGCTCGCACTTCACTACTCCAAGTGGCTGCTGTTGCCTCTTATCACTTTGCCTTCTGCCTTCCGGTTGGAGAAAGAATTCCGCAGTGAAGACATGCGACATATACctaaaaaaacagccaaaCTCAATTTCTTCTTCGCGCTTCTATACGTTTTGGCAATCGGACTATGCCCAAGCTCCGAATTACCTTTGTTCTCGCACTAG
- the LOC116923455 gene encoding torsin-1A has translation MNLNGETSTSSRRKLVLKTNTPSDLSKALVLYQPFPGGQCVGRNLVLNANTERKPARHLLKPKIKTESKEKIKKTHEKSDPKKSSYSNMFLLGMVLAVTVILSLTRSNRDWDLCDTKSMVVDLKLLKQELTTNLYGQFLADTSIINALEEFQVTDEQMKVLILLGGPGTGKTWTTHLIANSTSEKTNQVSLHLGPWSSLQEIQAAFNELKCCRWNFIFIEDSDYADSQQIGTLVDMVSSVSQNISCARRKIVMILTSNYGQKEFAKLLFRELERLGTRYTVSHEDIRETVKKLTSPLINGFAQRKVPFIPIPYLPLEKMQLEQCIHNDLVLKKKVAPPDVINKIIQHFRFFPAPKDYFVVAGCKTVPTFVNLYT, from the exons A TGAACCTAAACGGCGAAACTTCAACATCTTCGCGAAGGAAATTGGTGTTGAAAACTAACACCCCTTCAGATCTTTCCAAGGCATTGGTTCTGTATCAGCCTTTCCCAGGAGGTCAATGTGTAGGAAGAAATCTAGTGTTAAATGCTAATACAGAGCGCAAACCAGCTAGACACCTTCTGAAACCCAAAATTAAAACTgaatctaaagaaaaaattaagaagaCACATGAAAAATCTGATCCAAAAAAATCAAGTTACAGTAACATGTTCTTGTTGGGTATGGTATTGGCTGTAACTGTTATATTGTCACTAACCAGGTCAAACAGAGACTGGGATCTGTGTGACACAAAATCAATGGTGGTTGATCTCAAGCTACTGAAACAAGAATTAACCACTAATCTTTATGGACAGTTTTTAGCAGATACATCAATTATTAATGCACTGGAAGAATTCCAAGTGACAGATGAACAAATGAAAGTGCTTATCCTCCTTGGAGGACCTGGAACAGGAAAAACATGGACAACCCACTTGATTGCTAACTCAACGTCAGAAAAAACTAATCAAGTGTCTTTACATCTTGGACCCTGGTCAAGTTTGCAAGAGATTCAAGCGGCCTTCAACGAATTGAAATGCTGTCGCTGGAACTTCATTTTTATTGAAGATTCAGACTACGCGGATAGTCAACAGATCGGAACTCTAGTTGATATGGTGTCCAGTGTCAGCCAAAATATTTCTTGCGCTCGCCGAAAAATTGTTATGATATTGACAAGTAATTATGGCCAAAAGGAATTTGCCAAATTGCTTTTTCGGGAGCTCGAGAGACTTGGTACTAGATACACTGTAAGTCATGAAGATATTCGCGAGACCGTCAAGAAACTGACTTCTCCTCTCATCAATGGTTTCGCCCAGCGAAAGGTACCTTTCATTCCGATTCCTTATCTGCCTCTTGAAAAAATGCAGTTAGAGCAGTGCATTCATAACGATTTGGTGTTAAAGAAGAAAGTAGCACCACCTGATGTTATAAATAAAATCATCCAACATTTTCGATTCTTTCCTGCCCCAAAAGACTATTTTGTCGTTGCGGGGTGCAAAACTGTACCTACTTTTGTCAACTTATACACTTGA
- the LOC116923379 gene encoding uncharacterized protein LOC116923379: MADRVCAKFVSKKIRKVRWQPPVTFGRHNPECFVTGSWDDEQNEVSFWNTIQPNEQNIDPVLVSTVPVSGDVNDIAFYDTSTFFVALGNGSIAMMRSTKAPATGVLCQSPEIASIGEDDADSCSLNAAVFTSQNEIFTGNSRGMIKLWDLRSISEKPILSTSLSEDSEVGVTSMDRHPFQGHIVAVGGYDGMLTVYDMRKAQTPVTVMEASDNCLNDLRFHPERADHLFTASESGAVWHWMYLEVRNTSSAQFSETDCSTLLLKIDSALHYVWEQLHTGQWKDVDPEWRKLYSYVSLFKALLCLELGKDEGSGLVNAIAACDMGLIMGEPILDGLLSNIADILNEKLWMLSETKRAIQENQKEHEDSNGCYPQMNKENFVETVHVPSIETFLLDIMDKKPVVITGVMDSWPAMSESRWSVDYLRKVAGYRTVPIEIGSKYTDDAWSQSLTTVNEFIDNYILTSNATAGYLAQYQLFQQIPQLKKDILVPDYCYLGTCDEIQVNAWFGPRGTISPLHYDPDHNFLSQVVGSKYIRLYSEEVTSSLYPHEQDLLFNTSQVDVEHPDLEHFPLFPSAPYLETILESGSMLYLPPRMWHYVRSLSTSFSAKHKFDDSTKIKASDLLNESDGDFSLKKYFRSYREIFKTLEDNEELNDCIIGTNIGFDENDLMLNGIELVSLKNRDPILAFNSKQKSGSTIPVRYKLQIMQGTTNLYEKLEETSDMHCLAHELLKYGNKKQKLELRCDMFKRYHFVLVEEKVLDLSSKTFHQNFIDNVKDLSPNAKKFRKILSDCQGGSDWNTMKFELSKNFGKRQNEQSELTSDPVNKEEIENFLDKLVFAVNLPNEKQLDCIIRTEMGIDFNVLDSRAVSNELLIKLLNWFKEKSATTLSSAKAKLLLKQTKEMMKSLRATGASIDYRNRLCKYMKFNQDAIDNMTEKLKPFLYLPTLQKKVLRIATDSPKCTAIKIVQSLKQLSDFKKDDSYLIVQSKNLREEREIVRMRNILRAKRLHYLLVVVCNDNDTEQKWQELIPENRKSKRIIIVETNIGKASMQDKFCFRDLNRKTKEKLQSKCVQFQGSQMKVETLLDKSSELNAIINLTSFQELRSGTIVKIPAPITPLSPELTPLSPEFPYIERQLEFSSYHENFHNQLAQKLGKSLEQLTQECRIDPALLGSIEWFVSDNERLNIWNKMKEILKENRTLASTVIRQENHFVDKDWKSQIMIISSVAGTGKSTILFHYFNVIKCNSPDHWVIKIDLVRHTKAISGTTSFDRKKAIKFLLQLPCITGTSSFARSMLKHRLKVAGRVVLMLDGFDEISSACQDSIIQFIKAICQTKLERLYITTRPHLKSKLEDQLFQFAFHLQNFSQNDQVNYLTTLWKAKLKINDPHKVQTIQKFANSLVCRIAETLKDKERDFIGIPLQCRILAECYQLELENVINNGISSESDFLDANIKFSLPELYHRFMETKRQIFRKEKVKNAWDVDCITDDSIQQSLQTIATRLTGLAIETIFTNPEDVKLLWQDPATNHLSEEERELDEKKLAELCIRHGLVNENDEGGLQFLHRTFAEYLVAVFLFKGFNLDDRQQSKLLDLMAVSGFIVNDILAKVEYEGVRVFFDCMLREIVVEKEKEWQDMINESRRTLNPKRLQKFALGFSKTDGANWIASTSKLDDMDYPPLSDLQSGILFKDKHMTSEALSVSIAEGNVNIFKVLWGCLKATNEKQDVQKIACNLMANPIQISGLVALTFLLTYWISWKMLTIKFWKRSFANGQRMEYYHTRAC; this comes from the exons ATGGCTGACAGAGTTTGTGCAAAGTTTGTTTCAAAAAAGATCCGTAAAGTGCGTTGGCAACCCCCGGTTACATTTGGACGTCACAACCCAGAATGTTTTGTCACCGGTAGCTGGGATGACGAG CAAAATGAGGTATCGTTTTGGAATACTATTCAACCAAATGAGCAGAATATTGATCCTGTCTTGGTGTCTACTGTTCCTGTTTCTGGGGATGTGAATGATATAGCT TTCTATGACACATCCACCTTCTTTGTGGCCTTGGGCAATGGTTCTATTGCAATGATGAG AAGTACAAAAGCTCCTGCTACAGGTGTTCTTTGCCAATCTCCTGAGATAGCATCTATTGGAGAGGATG ATGCTGATAGCTGCAGCTTGAATGCTGCTGTTTTCACTTCTCAAAACGAGATTTTCACCGGTAACTCGAGGGGTATGATCAAACTGTGGGATTTGCGATCAATATCGGAGAAGCCAATACTGTCAACCTCACTTTCCGAAGATTCCGAG GTCGGTGTAACAAGTATGGACAGACATCCGTTTCAAGGACACATAGTTGCTGTAGGTGGCTATGATGGAATGCTCACTGTATATGATATGCGCAAAGCTCAGACACCAGTAACCGTTATGGAAGCTTCGGACAATTGCCTGAACGATTTGCGCTTTCACCCAGAACGAGCAGATCATCTTTTTACCGCTAGTGAATCAGGAGCCGTGTGGCATTGG ATGTACCTAGAAGTTCGCAACACTTCCTCAGCCCAATTCTCGGAGACGGATTGTTCCACGCTTTTATTGAAAATTGATTCTGCCCTGCATTATGTGTGGGAACAATTGCATACTGGCCAATGGAAGGATGTTGATCCAGAGTGGAGAAAATTGTACTCATATGTTTCACTTTTCAAAGCACTTCTTTGCCTAGAACTTGGTAAAGATGAAGGTTCAGGTTTAGTTAATGCCATTGCTGCATGTGATATGGGTCTCATCATGGGAGAGCCAATATTAGATGGTTTGCTAAGCAATATAGCTGACATCCTTAATGAAAAGTTATGGATGTTGTCAGAGACCAAAAGAGCCATTCAAGAGAACCAAAAGGAACATGAAGACAGCAATGGGTGCTACCCACAAatgaacaaagaaaattttgtaGAGACTGTCCATGTACCTAGCATAGAAACATTTCTGCTAGACATCATGGACAAAAAGCCTGTAGTCATCACAG GTGTGATGGACTCTTGGCCAGCAATGTCGGAATCGCGGTGGAGCGTTGATTACTTAAGGAAAGTCGCTGGGTATCGAACTGTACCTATTGAAATTGGTTCAAAGTATACCGACGATGCCTGGTCCCAATCTCTCACAACCGTGAACGAGTTCATTGACAATTATATTTTGACTTCAAACGCCACAGCAGGATATTTGGCACAATATCAACTCTTCCAGCAAATTCcacaattaaaaaaagacattCTTGTTCCAGATTATTGCTACTTAGGTACTTGTGACGAAATCCAAGTGAATGCATGGTTTGGTCCACGTGGAACAATCTCGCCCCTTCACTATGATCCTGACCACAACTTCCTTAGTCAAGTTGTTGGTTCGAAATATATTCGCCTATACAGTGAAGAAGTGACTTCGTCTCTTTATCCACACGAACAGGATCTACTTTTCAATACTAGTCAAGTGGATGTTGAGCATCCAGACTTAGaacattttcctcttttcccCTCTGCGCCCTATCTTGAAACGATCTTGGAGTCTGGAAGCATGCTCTATTTACCTCCTCGTATGTGGCATTATGTTCGATCTTTGAGTACGAGTTTCTCT GCAAAGCACAAATTTGACGATTCCACGAAGATCAAGGCAAGTGATCTGTTGAACGAAAGTGATGGTGACTTTAGtcttaaaaaatatttccgcTCTTATCGTGAAATTTTCAAAACGCTCGAAGACAATGAAGAACTCAACGATTGCATCATTGGAACTAATATCGGCTTTGATGAGAATGATCTCATGCTGAACGGGATCGAATTagtaagtttaaaaaatcgagATCCGATTCTAGCTTTTAATTCCAAGCAAAAGTCTGGCAGCACAATACCGGTACGCTATAAGTTACAAATCATGCAAGGGACGACCAATTTGTACGAAAAACTAGAAGAAACCTCAGACATGCATTGTTTAGCCCACGAACTATTGAAATATGgcaacaaaaagcaaaaactcGAACTCAGATGTGATATGTTTAAAAGATATCACTTTGTTTTAGTTGAAGAAAAAGTATTAGACCTCAGTTCGAAAACATTCCATCAAAATTTCATCGACAATGTGAAAGACCTTTCACCGAACGCAAAAAAATTCCGTAAAATACTTAGCGATTGCCAAGGAGGCAGTGACTGGAACacaatgaaatttgaattgagtaaaaattttggcaaaaggCAAAATGAACAAAGTGAACTAACCAGTGACCCTGTGAATAaggaagaaattgaaaattttctcgACAAACTTGTTTTTGCCGTCAATTTACCTAACGAAAAACAATTGGATTGCATTATACGAACTGAAATGGGAATAGATTTTAATGTACTGGATAGTCGAGCTGTGTCAAATGAGCTCTTAATAAAACTGCTGAATTGGTTTAAAGAGAAATCTGCAACTACACTATCGAGTGCAAAAGCTAAATTACTTCtaaagcaaacaaaagaaatgatgaaGTCGCTGCGCGCAACCGGTGCTTCCATCGATTACCGTAACCGGCTCTGCAAATACATGAAATTCAACCAAGATGCAATCGACAACATGACCGAAAAACTTAAACCTTTTCTCTATCTCCCAACCCTACAGAAGAAAGTGCTGCGCATTGCAACCGACTCGCCGAAATGCACCGCCATAAAAATCGTCCAGTCGCTGAAGCAATTAAGTGATTTCAAGAAAGATGACAGCTATTTGATTGTGCAAAGCAAAAATTTGCGTGAAGAAAGGGAAATAGTTCGAATGAGAAATATTTTGAGAGCTAAGAGATTGCATTATTTACTAGTTGTTGTTTGCAATGATAATGATACCGAGCAAAAATGGCAGGAATTGATTCCTGAAAATCGTAAATCGAAAAGAATCATTATCGTTGAAACTAACATTGGTAAAGCTAGTATGCAAGATAAGTTTTGTTTTCGCGAtttaaacagaaaaacaaaggaGAAATTGCAATCAAAATGCGTACAGTTTCAAGGGTCTCAGATGAAAGTAGAGACTCTTTTGGACAAAAGTTCCGAACTTAATGCCATCATCAACTTGACGAGCTTTCAAGAACTGAGGAGTGGGACAATCGTGAAAATCCCAGCACCCATAACACCTCTTTCCCCAGAATTAACACCTCTTTCCCCGGAATTTCCCTACATCGAGAGACAACTGGAATTTTCTTCATACCACGAAAATTTTCATAATCAATTAGCTCAAAAATTGGGAAAGTCTTTGGAGCAGCTTACGCAAGAGTGCAGGATTGATCCAGCACTTTTGGGCAGTATCGAGTGGTTTGTCAGTGACAACGAACGACTAAATATCTggaataaaatgaaagaaattttGAAGGAAAATAGGACATTGGCTTCAACCGTGATTCGACAGGAGAATCATTTTGTTGATAAAGATTGGAAAAGCCAGATCATGATTATTTCTAGTGTAGCCGGAACGGGCAAGTCCACCATACTGTTTCATTATTTCAACGTCATCAAATGCAACAGCCCAGATCACTGGGTTATCAAAATTGACTTAGTGAGGCATACCAAAGCTATTTCGGGCACAACTTCATTCGATCGAAAGAAAGCTATCAAATTCTTACTCCAATTACCTTGCATTACCGGAACTAGTTCATTTGCCAGATCAATGTTGAAACATCGTTTAAAAGTTGCAGGCCGTGTCGTTCTCATGTTGGATGGTTTCGATGAAATCAGCAGCGCCTGCCAAGATAGTATAATCCAATTTATTAAAGCCATTTGTCAAACAAAATTGGAGCGTCTCTACATCACTACACGACCGCATTTGAAAAGCAAACTAGAAGATCAGTTGTTCCAGTTTGCTTTCCATTTACAAAATTTCAGTCAAAACGACCAAGTTAATTACCTGACGACTTTATGGAAGGCCAAGCTGAAAATAAATGACCCCCATAAAGTGCAGACCATCCAAAAATTCGCAAACAGTCTAGTGTGCAGGATTGCAGAAACTCTGAAAGATAAAGAAAGAGATTTTATTGGAATTCCTTTGCAGTGTCGTATACTAGCTGAATGTTATCAATTAGAGTTAGAAAATGTTATAAACAATGGTATTAGCAGCGAAAGTGATTTCCTTGATGCTAATATCAAATTTAGTCTACCGGAATTATACCATCGATTCATGGAAACAAAGCGTCAAATATTTCGAAAAGAGAAGGTGAAGAATGCGTGGGATGTGGATTGTATAACAGACGATTCTATTCAACAATCGCTGCAAACGATAGCAACTCGATTGACGGGATTGGCGATAGAAACTATCTTTACTAATCCGGAGGATGTTAAACTTCTATGGCAAGACCCGGCCACTAACCATCTTTCTGAAGAGGAACGCGAGTTGGATGAAAAGAAATTGGCTGAACTTTGCATCCGCCATGGGTTGGTCAATGAAAACGATGAAGGCGGTTTGCAGTTTCTACATCGGACCTTTGCTGAATATTTAGTGGCAGTGTTTCTATTCAAAGGATTCAATCTCGACGACCGCCAACAGAGTAAACTCCTTGATTTGATGGCTGTTTCTGGATTTATTGTCAACGACATCCTAGCGAAAGTTGAGTACGAAGGAGTCAGGGTGTTTTTCGATTGCATGTTGCGTGAGATTGtcgtggaaaaagaaaaagaatggcaaGATATGATTAACGAAAGCAGGCGCACACTAAATCCTAAACGATTACAAAAGTTTGCTCTTGGATTTTCGAAAACCGATGGAGCCAACTGGATTGCATCTACTTCGAAATTAGACGATATGGATTATCCGCCACTATCAGACTTGCAGTCTGGAATATTGTTCAAAGACAAACATATGACATCGGAAGCCCTGTCTGTTTCTATTGCAGAAGGCAATgtgaatattttcaaagtaCTGTGGGGCTGCCTCAAGGCGACAAACGAAAAACAGGACGTACAGAAAATAGCCTGCAACTTAATGGCAAATCCGATCCAGATTTCAGGTTTGGTAGCACTGACATTTTTACTGACTTACTGGATATCTTGGAAGATGTTAACGATAAAATTCTGGAAACGTTCTTTTGCGAATGGTCAACGGATGGAATACTATCACACAAGGGCATGTTGA
- the LOC116923431 gene encoding solute carrier family 35 member F5, translating to MAVALSEDETIVVPSSLSFISCTSLLSKSQRLLLGLLLLLFVDVIWVLSSELTKYIFQNAEYDKPFFTTYFKTSFFMIYLTGFIFAKSWREQCFGHTYEYQHLKQDVIEDPEDPSSVLSGPTFVPMKTGEESGQPTSVVESTEESTSRSVRFNGVVEVRELSPNEAVDALMARLSYSASIRAEVATRRCAEKLSSLETMKVAATFSLLWFLGNYSYQAALSHTEAGLVNVLSSSSSLFTLMLAACLPSGSSDRFTLTKFIAVVFSIAGVVLVSLSDLKVEKSIPVGAGWALAGSMCYAAYLVLLKRRVDHEDKMSIPMFFGFVGLINTIVMWPSFFILHATKLEIFVWPTQQQWLYIALNGLIGTVLSEFLWLWGCFLTSSLIATLAMSLTIPLSMLADVAVKHISYPFLFYIGSIPMFLSFFAVTLLSHWEEWDPVAQLLNRIVDSCRSRNRNRFMNDTDDGEQRESLIEQPELSSE from the exons ATGGCCGTAGCATTGTCTGAGGATGAAACAATCGTTGTTCCCTCGTCACTTTCCTTTATATCGTGTACCAGTTTGTTGTCTAAAAGCCAACGGCTTCTACTAGGTTTACTCCTGCTTCTTTTTGTCGACGTCATTTGG GTGCTTTCATCAGAACTGACAAAA tacatttttcaaaatgcaGAATATGACAAACCCTTCTTTACCACATATTTCAAAACAAGTTTCTTCATGATTTATTTGACTGGATTTATTTTTGCCAAGTCCTGGCGAGAGCAGTGCTTTGGACACACATATGAGTACCAG CATTTAAAGCAAGATGTGATAGAAGACCCAGAAGATCCCTCTTCAGTGCTT AGTGGACCTACATTTGTTCCTATGAAAACTGGTGAAGAATCTGGGCAGCCAACATCAGTCGTCGAAAGTACTGAAGAGAGCACCTCAAGATCGGTTCGATTCAACGGAGTCGTAGAG GTCCGGGAGCTATCACCCAACGAAGCTGTAGACGCTTTAATGGCTCGTTTATCGTATTCCGCCTCAATCCGGGCTGAAGTTGCTACTCGGCGGTGCGCTGAAAAACTTTCCTCTTTGGAGACTATGAAAGTTGCCGCCACGTTTTCACTATTG TGGTTTTTAGGTAATTATAGCTACCAAGCGGCATTGTCCCATACAGAAGCTGGCCTCGTGAATGTGCTTTCATCAAGTAGCAGTCTGTTTACTTTAATGCTTGCTGCTTGCCTACCGTCGGGTTCGAGTGATAGGTTTACACTCACGAAGTTCATCGCAGTTGTTTTCAGTATAGCTGGAGTTGTTCTAGTTAGCCTGTCGGATTTAAAGGTAGAAAAGTCTATTCCTGTGGGTGCAGGATGGGCTTTAGCTGGCTCCATGTGCTATGCCGCCTACCTGGTGCTATTAAAACGTCGTGTTGACCACGAAGATAAAATGAGCATTCCAATGTTTTTCG GCTTCGTTGGACTTATAAACACTATCGTGATGTGGCCATCCTTCTTCATCCTCCATGCTACCAAACTGGAAATATTTGTATGGCCAACACAGCAGCAGTGGTTGTACATTGCGTTGAACGGACTTATTGGCACCGTTCTCTCGGAGTTCCTATGGCTATG GGGCTGCTTTCTGACGTCATCGCTAATTGCCACATTGGCCATGAGTCTGACTATCCCTCTGTCGATGCTGGCTGATGTGGCGGTCAAACACATTTCCTATCCATTCTTGTTCTACATCGGTTCCATTCCGATGTTTCTCAGTTTCTTTGCTGTCACGCTTTTGTCTCACTGGGAAGAGTGGGACCCCGTTGCTCAGCTACTCAACCGCATCGTTGATTCTTGCCGTTCACGCAATAG AAACCGGTTTATGAACGATACTGACGACGGAGAACAGCGTGAATCCCTAATAGAACAACCTGAATTGTCTTCAGAATAG